In one Oncorhynchus kisutch isolate 150728-3 unplaced genomic scaffold, Okis_V2 Okis04b-Okis11a_hom, whole genome shotgun sequence genomic region, the following are encoded:
- the LOC116359716 gene encoding glycine-rich protein DOT1-like, protein MLMAEGPGGGQKGQGEGRRARGRAEGPGGGQKDQGEGRRTRGRAEGPGGGQKDQGEGRRTRGRAEGPGGGQKDQGEGRTARGRAEGLGGGQKDQGEGRRARGRAEGPGGGQKDQGEGRRARGRAEGPGGGQKDQGEGRRARGRAEGPGGGQKDQGEGRRTRGRAEGPGGEQKGQGEGEGRRARGRAEGPGGGTD, encoded by the coding sequence ATGTTGATGGCAGAAGGGCCAGGGGGAGGGCAGAAGGGCCAGGGGGAGGGCAGAAGGGCCAGGGGGAGGGCAGAAGGACCAGGGGGAGGGCAGAAGGACCAGGGGGAGGGCAGAAGGACCAGGGGGAGGGCAGAAGGGCCAGGGGGAGGGCAGAAGGACCAGGGGGAGGGCAGAAGGACCAGGGGGAGGGCAGAAGGACCAGGGGGAGGGCAGAAGGACCAGGGGGAGGGCAGAACGGCCAGGGGGAGGGCAGAAGGGCTAGGGGGAGGGCAGAAGGACCAGGGGGAGGGCAGAAGGGCCAGGGGGAGGGCAGAAGGGCCAGGGGGAGGGCAGAAGGACCAGGGGGAGGGCAGAAGGGCCAGGGGGAGGGCAGAAGGACCAGGGGGAGGGCAGAAGGACCAGGGGGAGGGCAGAAGGGCCAGGGGGAGGGCTGAAGGGCCAGGGGGAGGGCAGAAGGACCAGGGGGAGGGCAGAAGGACCAGGGGGAGGGCAGAAGGACCAGGAGGAGAGCAGAAGggccagggggagggggagggcagaAGGGCCAGGGGGAGGGCAGAAGGACCAGggggagggactgactga